The following proteins are encoded in a genomic region of Ornithodoros turicata isolate Travis chromosome 6, ASM3712646v1, whole genome shotgun sequence:
- the LOC135397085 gene encoding uncharacterized protein LOC135397085, translated as MWRGALLYVYSIALLCMMLEESHEQDEEGDVVVYALEAVYDPQTGTCTTVVFNYVIPEYPIHYKTYPNGTCNTVRCNGSMSAVEFLRHATCDPNPVDPDPNHRCVLSYTVDHPVTTRCCETEAKCDVPYCTEARTLHVQKKPARVCVKDKTGQVVCKQANS; from the exons ATGTGGCGCGGGGCACTGCTTTACGTCTACAGCATCGCACTGCTGTGCATGATGCTGGAAGAAAGCCACGAGCAGGACGAAGAGGGAGATGTCGTGGTATATGCGCTGGAGGCCGTGTATGACCCTCAGACAG GGACGTGTACCACCGTGGTGTTCAATTATGTCATCCCTGAGTACCCAATACATTATAAGACCTATCCCAATGGTACTTGTAACACAGTGAGGTGCAACGGGTCGATGTCAGCCGTAGAGTTCTTGAG ACATGCAACATGCGATCCCAATCCTGTGGACCCAGATCCTAATCACAGATGTGTCCTCTCCTACACCGTTGATCACCCCGTCACAACTCGTTGTTGCGAAACTGAAGCGAAATGTGACGTGCCCTATTGCACAGAAGCTAGAACGCTGCACGTCCAAAAAAAGCCTGCACGCGTCTGCGTCAAAGACAAGACGGGACAGGTGGTATGCAAGCAGGCGAACTCGTAG